The following DNA comes from Streptomyces sp. NBC_00690.
CAGCGCCGGTCAGTCGGTGACCGTCACCGCCTGGGCCAGCAGCGGAGCCACCAGCTCCACCTGCCATGGCCGCGCTCCGAGCTCCGTCAGCGCTTGGGCCACCGCTTCGACGGAGTGGTCGCCCGGGGGTTCCCAGCAGACCCTGCGGACCGTGTCCGGCGTGATCAGGTTCTCCTGCGGCAGATTGAGCTCCTCCGCCAGCGCCGAAACCGCGGTCCGTGCCGCCGACAGGCGTGCCGCAGCGGCCGGATCCTTGTCGGCCCAGGACCGCGGCGGCGGCGGACCATTCAGCGGCTGACCGGGCTGGGGCAGCTCCGCATCGGGCAGGGCCTTCGCCCGGTCGACCGCCGCCTGCCACTGCTCCAGCTGTCGACGTCCCATCCGATGGCCGAAACCGGTGAGCGCCGTGAGCGCCTGTACGTTCGGCGGCACGGACAGGGCGGCCTCGATGATGGCACTGTCGCTCAGCACCTTGCCCGGTGAGACGTCGCGGCGCTGGGCGACCGTGTCACGGGCCGTCCACAGCTCGCGCACGACCGCCATCTGACGGCGCCTGCGCACCTTGTGCATGCCCGACGTACGCCGCCAGGGGTCCTTGCGCGGCGGGGCCGGTGGGGCACTGGCGATGGCGTCGAACTCCTGGTGGGCCCAGTCCAGCTTGCCCTGCCGGTCCAGCTCCTTCTCCAG
Coding sequences within:
- a CDS encoding ribonuclease D; amino-acid sequence: MTDAHDPAAKTALRTTGGAPPDDGVAAEVPPVALLEPREGIPPVVADADALAEVISAFAAGTGPVAVDAERASGYRYGQRAYLVQLRREGAGSALIDPVGCPDLSALGDVLADTEWILHAATQDLPCLRDIGMVPTQIFDTELAGRLAGFPRVGLGAMVESVLGYALEKGHSAVDWSTRPLPEPWLRYAALDVELLVDLRNELEKELDRQGKLDWAHQEFDAIASAPPAPPRKDPWRRTSGMHKVRRRRQMAVVRELWTARDTVAQRRDVSPGKVLSDSAIIEAALSVPPNVQALTALTGFGHRMGRRQLEQWQAAVDRAKALPDAELPQPGQPLNGPPPPRSWADKDPAAAARLSAARTAVSALAEELNLPQENLITPDTVRRVCWEPPGDHSVEAVAQALTELGARPWQVELVAPLLAQAVTVTD